Proteins from one Flavobacterium sp. N2038 genomic window:
- a CDS encoding TIGR00341 family protein has product MTDPTQKVLNFIDLHKGEENKKSVIENITSAVSFKGSNIWILACAIIIASVGLNVNSTAVIIGAMLISPLMGPIVGAGFGLGMYDFELLKKSIKNLFIATIVSLTTSTIYFYLSPFKEAQSELLARTSPNIYDVLIAFFGGLVGVIAVTRVEKGNPIPGVAIATALMPPLCTAGYGLALGNYIYFFGALYLYMINCVFICIATFAIVKYLNYPITKQLNLQHQKRVKYIVTILILLLIVPSIYFAYQLYIQKNYNSRTEVFIQKEFLDKDYPIIYKKIKYNTDPKKIELAFLAKKFDDTEITNLNKKLEDYDLPNTTLIIRQDTVNLRKDIMNQINNNQSVVDQKDILINNLRNQLEQYQFNNVQISNEAKILFPTITSLTIGNYTTETNANKSKIIPLILFQSKKGIDLETEKKLKMWLKERLERDSIEVYHQNAKIK; this is encoded by the coding sequence ATGACAGATCCAACTCAAAAAGTCTTAAACTTTATTGACCTTCATAAAGGTGAAGAAAATAAAAAATCAGTAATCGAAAATATAACAAGCGCTGTATCATTTAAAGGTTCAAATATTTGGATTTTGGCCTGCGCGATCATTATTGCTTCTGTAGGCTTAAATGTTAATTCGACAGCAGTAATTATTGGAGCAATGTTAATTTCGCCATTAATGGGACCAATTGTTGGCGCTGGTTTTGGTTTAGGAATGTACGATTTTGAGCTTTTAAAAAAATCCATAAAAAACTTGTTCATTGCTACAATCGTCAGCCTTACTACTTCGACCATATACTTTTATTTAAGCCCTTTTAAAGAAGCGCAATCTGAATTATTAGCCAGAACATCTCCAAACATTTACGACGTTTTAATCGCTTTTTTTGGAGGCTTAGTCGGGGTAATTGCCGTAACCCGTGTAGAAAAAGGAAACCCAATTCCCGGTGTAGCTATTGCAACCGCTTTGATGCCGCCGCTTTGTACAGCTGGTTATGGCTTAGCACTTGGGAATTACATCTATTTTTTTGGCGCTTTGTATCTTTATATGATTAACTGTGTATTTATTTGCATTGCCACTTTTGCAATTGTAAAATATTTAAACTATCCCATTACGAAGCAATTAAATCTACAACATCAAAAACGCGTCAAGTATATTGTTACCATTCTAATATTACTTTTAATTGTGCCAAGTATTTATTTTGCCTATCAATTATATATTCAAAAAAATTATAATTCGAGGACAGAAGTTTTTATTCAAAAAGAATTTTTAGACAAGGATTACCCTATCATCTATAAAAAAATTAAATACAATACTGATCCAAAAAAAATTGAGCTAGCCTTTTTAGCTAAAAAATTTGACGACACTGAAATCACTAATCTTAATAAAAAACTGGAAGATTACGATTTACCAAATACAACGTTAATTATCAGACAAGATACGGTCAATTTAAGAAAGGACATTATGAACCAGATCAATAATAATCAAAGTGTAGTAGATCAAAAAGATATCTTAATTAATAATTTACGAAATCAATTAGAACAGTATCAATTTAATAACGTCCAAATAAGTAATGAGGCCAAAATACTTTTCCCAACAATTACTTCACTTACAATTGGAAATTACACAACAGAAACCAATGCCAACAAATCAAAAATCATCCCTTTAATTTTATTTCAAAGCAAAAAAGGAATTGATTTAGAAACAGAAAAAAAATTAAAAATGTGGCTAAAAGAAAGGCTTGAAAGAGATTCGATAGAAGTATATCATCAAAACGCTAAAATAAAATAG
- a CDS encoding aminoacyl-histidine dipeptidase encodes MSQEIRNLEPKALWNKFADLNAVPRPSKKEDRVIEFMKNFGNSLGLETFEDEIRNVIIRKPATPGMENRKAIVMQGHLDMVHQKNADTVFDFDTQGIDMYVDGDWVRARGTTLGADNGLGVATIMAILESKDIPHPAIEALFTIDEETGMTGALNLKGGILQGQILLNLDTEEDDEIDIGCAGGIDVTATRTYNEEEVPEGSVGHIITVKGLNGGHSGMDIHKGLGNANKIMNRLLFDAFENFGLQVVEINGGSLRNAIPRESVAKVIISEMFDEAYIFDMQEIINDIKAEYKTTEPNLSIEIVKCDLPEKVMDLGVQEGIIRAIYAAHNGVYRMSADMADLVETSNNIARVIIKDGEISIGCLTRSSVETSKFDLANALRSAFELVGCEVELSGSYPGWTPNVNSEILDTLVGIYEKQNGEKPKVVACHAGLECGILGTNYPDMDMISFGPTIHGAHSPDERASISSAQKYWKFVLEILSSIPVK; translated from the coding sequence ATGAGTCAGGAAATAAGAAATCTGGAGCCAAAAGCACTTTGGAATAAATTTGCAGATTTAAACGCAGTTCCACGTCCGTCTAAGAAAGAAGATCGTGTAATCGAGTTTATGAAAAACTTTGGAAACAGTTTAGGTTTAGAAACTTTTGAAGATGAAATCAGAAATGTAATCATCAGAAAACCGGCTACTCCGGGAATGGAAAATCGTAAAGCTATCGTAATGCAGGGACATCTTGATATGGTGCACCAAAAAAATGCTGATACGGTTTTTGATTTTGATACACAGGGAATTGATATGTATGTTGATGGTGACTGGGTTCGCGCTCGTGGTACAACACTGGGAGCAGACAATGGTTTGGGAGTAGCAACTATCATGGCTATTCTGGAAAGTAAAGATATTCCGCATCCTGCAATTGAGGCTTTGTTTACAATTGATGAAGAAACAGGAATGACTGGAGCATTAAATCTTAAAGGTGGAATTTTGCAAGGTCAGATTTTGTTGAATCTGGATACTGAAGAAGATGATGAAATTGATATTGGTTGTGCAGGAGGAATAGATGTAACAGCTACAAGAACATATAATGAAGAAGAAGTTCCGGAAGGTTCAGTTGGTCATATTATTACCGTAAAAGGTTTAAATGGTGGTCATTCAGGAATGGATATTCATAAAGGTTTAGGGAATGCCAACAAAATCATGAACCGTTTATTATTTGATGCTTTTGAAAACTTTGGTTTACAAGTTGTTGAAATTAATGGAGGAAGTTTACGTAACGCAATTCCGAGAGAAAGTGTTGCAAAAGTGATTATTTCTGAAATGTTTGATGAAGCATATATTTTTGATATGCAGGAAATCATCAACGATATTAAAGCTGAATATAAAACAACAGAGCCAAACCTTTCTATTGAAATCGTAAAATGCGATTTACCTGAAAAAGTAATGGATTTGGGTGTTCAGGAAGGAATTATCAGAGCAATTTATGCTGCTCATAATGGTGTTTACAGAATGAGTGCTGATATGGCTGATTTGGTTGAAACTTCAAATAATATTGCCAGAGTTATTATAAAAGATGGTGAAATATCTATTGGATGTTTGACACGTTCTTCTGTTGAAACTTCAAAATTTGATTTAGCAAATGCACTGCGTTCTGCTTTTGAATTAGTAGGATGCGAAGTTGAACTTTCAGGTTCTTACCCAGGATGGACTCCAAATGTTAATTCTGAGATATTAGATACTTTGGTTGGAATTTACGAAAAACAAAATGGTGAGAAGCCAAAAGTAGTGGCTTGTCACGCTGGTTTAGAATGTGGTATTTTAGGAACAAACTATCCGGATATGGATATGATTTCTTTTGGACCAACTATTCATGGTGCGCATTCTCCAGACGAAAGAGCAAGTATTTCATCTGCTCAGAAATATTGGAAATTTGTATTAGAAATTCTTTCTAGTATTCCGGTTAAATAA
- a CDS encoding DUF3810 domain-containing protein — MKSKYVLPLFFLIQIIFYKTLPFFPDFVEGFYSNNLFVRISHFSRNLLGKIPFSVGDCIYAILILSIISWFWSIRKTWKTDWKDHLLKMLGKISVFYFFFHLLWAFNYYREPLFEKMEIKREYTDADFLAFTKRLIVKTNDIQYQITKNDSAKIVFPYSQKESFKMILNGYDNLAKEHPYFKYEILSVKKSLFSTPLTYMGFGGYLNPFTNEAQINDLLPMYTFPLTTAHEMAHQIGFASENECNFIGVLASLKNDNLYYQYAGYSFTLNYCLAIWKYKNEKIFQELKKQVNIGVLKNFKESQDFYKKYDTFLDEGFYFLWDNFLKTNNQKDGMESYSKFIDLTINYYKTRQL, encoded by the coding sequence GTGAAATCAAAATACGTTTTACCTTTATTTTTTTTAATTCAAATCATTTTTTACAAAACCCTTCCCTTTTTTCCAGATTTTGTAGAAGGCTTTTACAGCAACAATTTATTTGTCAGGATTTCGCATTTTTCCAGAAATCTTTTAGGAAAAATTCCGTTTTCTGTTGGCGATTGCATTTATGCCATTTTAATTCTTTCTATAATTAGCTGGTTTTGGAGCATTAGAAAAACATGGAAAACAGACTGGAAAGATCATCTTTTAAAAATGTTAGGTAAAATATCTGTTTTTTACTTTTTCTTTCACCTGCTTTGGGCTTTTAATTATTATCGTGAACCTCTTTTCGAAAAAATGGAAATCAAAAGAGAATATACCGATGCTGATTTTCTCGCATTTACCAAAAGATTAATTGTAAAAACCAACGATATCCAGTATCAAATTACAAAAAATGACAGTGCAAAAATTGTATTTCCGTATTCTCAAAAAGAATCTTTTAAAATGATTTTAAACGGATACGATAATTTAGCAAAAGAACATCCCTATTTTAAATATGAAATCTTAAGCGTAAAAAAATCATTATTCAGCACTCCATTGACCTATATGGGTTTTGGTGGATACCTAAATCCTTTTACGAACGAAGCTCAGATTAACGATTTATTACCCATGTACACTTTTCCGTTGACAACAGCTCATGAAATGGCGCATCAAATTGGTTTTGCCAGCGAAAACGAATGTAATTTTATAGGTGTTTTAGCTTCGCTCAAAAATGACAATTTATATTATCAATACGCAGGATACAGTTTTACATTAAATTATTGCCTTGCTATCTGGAAATACAAAAATGAGAAGATCTTTCAGGAACTAAAAAAACAGGTAAACATTGGAGTCCTGAAAAACTTTAAAGAAAGTCAGGACTTTTACAAAAAATACGATACCTTTCTTGATGAAGGTTTTTATTTCCTGTGGGATAATTTTTTAAAAACAAACAATCAAAAAGACGGAATGGAAAGTTATAGCAAATTCATCGATTTGACGATTAATTACTACAAAACAAGACAACTATAA
- a CDS encoding RNA polymerase sigma factor, giving the protein MSENLEQSFVAQLQANQNIIHKICRLYTAGEDAHKDLFQEITIQLWKAYPKFRGDSKFSTWTYRVALNTAITLYRKTKRTVSTVEYESHQHFVKDVDYNYEEEEQIKLMYKAVYQLNDIEKALVFMYLEDKDYQEIAETLGISEVNARVKMNRIKGKLKKILNP; this is encoded by the coding sequence ATGAGTGAAAATCTAGAACAGTCATTTGTTGCGCAATTGCAGGCAAATCAGAATATAATCCACAAGATTTGTAGATTATATACTGCCGGCGAAGATGCTCACAAAGACTTGTTTCAGGAAATCACCATTCAGCTCTGGAAAGCGTATCCAAAATTTAGAGGCGACAGTAAATTTTCGACCTGGACGTATCGTGTTGCTCTAAACACTGCAATTACCTTATACCGAAAAACCAAACGAACCGTATCGACAGTAGAATATGAAAGTCATCAGCATTTTGTAAAAGATGTCGATTACAATTATGAAGAGGAAGAGCAGATCAAATTGATGTATAAAGCCGTCTATCAGCTCAATGACATCGAAAAAGCATTAGTTTTTATGTATTTAGAAGACAAAGATTATCAAGAAATAGCCGAAACCTTAGGAATCAGCGAAGTGAATGCGCGCGTGAAAATGAACAGAATTAAAGGGAAACTTAAAAAAATACTAAATCCTTAA
- a CDS encoding lysophospholipid acyltransferase family protein, whose protein sequence is MGLFKRNPFGHILFIKKWLIRILGAMTHRRYRGFNELQIEGSEIIKTLPDTNVLFISNHQTYFADVVAMFHVFNASLSGRQDTIKNIGYLWQPKMNIYYVAAKETMQAGLLPRILAYVGAITVERTWRAKGVDVTEKRDVNPNDTENIRIALQDGWVITFPQGTTKSFKPVRKGTAHIIKQHKPVVIPIVIDGFRRSFDKKGLRMKKKGILQSFIIKEPLDIDYENDTIDEIVEKVEFAIEQHPSFLKVIPAEEIKVEEELNEMRRWSYKSTENEY, encoded by the coding sequence ATGGGATTGTTTAAACGAAATCCTTTTGGACATATATTATTTATCAAGAAATGGTTAATCCGAATCTTGGGAGCTATGACGCACCGCAGATACAGGGGATTTAATGAATTACAGATCGAGGGATCTGAAATTATTAAAACATTGCCGGATACTAATGTATTGTTTATTTCAAATCACCAGACTTATTTTGCAGATGTTGTGGCTATGTTTCATGTGTTTAACGCAAGTTTAAGCGGACGTCAGGATACTATTAAGAATATTGGTTATTTGTGGCAACCCAAAATGAATATTTATTATGTTGCTGCCAAAGAGACCATGCAGGCGGGTTTATTGCCAAGAATTTTAGCCTATGTAGGCGCTATAACAGTTGAAAGAACCTGGCGTGCAAAAGGAGTTGATGTTACCGAGAAACGTGATGTAAACCCTAATGATACTGAAAATATTAGAATTGCTCTTCAGGATGGATGGGTAATTACATTTCCTCAGGGAACAACAAAATCTTTTAAACCTGTTCGTAAAGGAACGGCACATATTATTAAACAACATAAACCAGTTGTAATTCCTATTGTAATAGATGGTTTCCGTCGTTCTTTTGATAAGAAAGGATTGCGTATGAAGAAAAAAGGAATTCTGCAATCTTTCATCATCAAAGAACCTCTTGATATTGATTATGAAAACGATACCATCGACGAAATCGTAGAAAAAGTAGAATTTGCAATCGAACAACATCCATCATTTTTAAAAGTAATTCCTGCTGAAGAAATTAAGGTAGAGGAAGAACTTAATGAAATGAGACGATGGAGCTACAAGTCGACAGAAAATGAATATTAA
- a CDS encoding NUDIX hydrolase, which translates to MDFQDFLQYVPNLIPVELPATFAHIKMAPKERIQELKNLDLGSKNPRIAAVMMLLYPKKGKTHLVLIVRNAYNGVHSSQIAFPGGKYENTDANFEETALRETHEEIGVAPEKIKIIKHFTPMYIPPSNFLVHPFLGIAKEELSFYPDIREVAGIIELPLSVFLDDEIIIEATLSTSYAANAQVPAFNIQNHIVWGATAMILSELRDVLKVTIDEYF; encoded by the coding sequence ATGGATTTTCAAGATTTTTTGCAATATGTTCCTAATTTAATTCCAGTTGAATTGCCGGCGACGTTCGCTCACATAAAAATGGCACCTAAGGAAAGAATTCAAGAACTTAAAAATCTTGATTTAGGATCAAAAAATCCCCGTATAGCTGCAGTGATGATGTTGTTATATCCTAAAAAGGGAAAAACACATTTGGTTTTAATTGTCAGGAATGCTTACAACGGAGTTCATTCTTCGCAAATTGCATTTCCGGGCGGGAAATATGAGAACACAGATGCTAATTTTGAAGAAACTGCTTTAAGAGAAACGCATGAGGAAATAGGTGTTGCTCCTGAAAAAATCAAAATTATTAAGCATTTTACCCCAATGTATATTCCGCCAAGTAATTTTTTGGTGCACCCTTTTTTAGGAATTGCAAAAGAAGAACTGTCATTTTATCCTGATATTAGAGAAGTTGCCGGTATTATAGAATTGCCTTTATCTGTATTTTTGGATGATGAAATAATCATCGAAGCCACGTTGTCAACTTCTTATGCAGCCAATGCTCAGGTTCCCGCATTTAATATTCAAAATCATATTGTTTGGGGAGCGACCGCTATGATATTAAGTGAATTGAGAGATGTTCTGAAAGTAACAATTGACGAATATTTCTAA
- a CDS encoding DUF4268 domain-containing protein — protein sequence MYSKEESQRIKREFWVAFAEKYPRKWVLYDTKIKDFSFKFFVDNKKVQVLIDIEHRSDEKRTAYFEKIEALKNILEEEFIKDLVFEKNYTLESGKTISRIWVEKQGVGFSNRNNWDTIFDFFNEKMHALEMFYLEYDEFIKDIE from the coding sequence ATGTACAGTAAAGAAGAATCACAAAGAATAAAAAGAGAATTTTGGGTAGCATTTGCCGAAAAATATCCCAGAAAATGGGTTCTCTATGACACTAAAATTAAAGATTTCTCTTTTAAATTTTTTGTTGACAATAAAAAAGTACAGGTTTTAATTGATATTGAACATCGAAGCGATGAAAAACGAACTGCTTATTTTGAAAAAATTGAAGCTTTAAAAAATATTCTGGAAGAAGAATTCATTAAGGATTTGGTCTTCGAGAAAAACTATACTTTAGAAAGCGGCAAAACAATAAGCAGAATTTGGGTTGAAAAACAAGGCGTTGGCTTTAGCAACCGAAACAACTGGGATACCATTTTTGATTTTTTCAACGAAAAAATGCACGCACTGGAAATGTTCTATCTGGAGTATGATGAGTTTATTAAGGATATTGAATAA
- a CDS encoding DUF6896 domain-containing protein codes for MLKLEANEVNQLLTAMDTFKTIAEELIDKLVNETDQPEKDKIIAGHYYEIENADVLNGSETLSDNWSFDVHGEHCMFKNLTTGQTLEVSLGNRESVGNIDPYFFYEFLKTTKDFCHLTRYFENPFRDVLSFLEELEKQKIMICVYGVEFRKKT; via the coding sequence ATGTTGAAGCTTGAAGCTAATGAAGTAAATCAATTACTAACAGCAATGGATACTTTTAAAACTATTGCTGAGGAATTAATTGATAAACTTGTAAATGAGACTGATCAGCCGGAGAAAGACAAAATAATAGCCGGACATTATTATGAAATTGAAAATGCTGATGTGTTAAATGGCAGCGAAACCCTTAGTGATAACTGGTCTTTTGATGTTCATGGTGAACATTGCATGTTTAAAAATTTGACAACAGGACAAACTCTTGAGGTTTCGTTAGGGAATAGGGAAAGTGTCGGAAATATTGATCCTTATTTTTTTTACGAGTTCCTTAAAACAACAAAAGATTTTTGCCACTTAACAAGATATTTTGAAAATCCATTTCGGGATGTTTTATCCTTTCTTGAAGAGCTTGAAAAACAAAAAATAATGATTTGTGTTTATGGTGTCGAATTCAGAAAAAAAACTTAG
- a CDS encoding NAD(P)H-dependent flavin oxidoreductase: MNKITQLFNIKYPIIQGGMIWNSGYKLASAVSNSGGLGLIGAGSMYPEVLREHIQKCKKATDKPFGVNIPMLYPNIEEIMNIVVEEGVKIVFTSAGNPKTWTSFLKEKGIIVVHVVSSSTFALKAQEAGVDAVVAEGFEAGGHNGREETTTLTLIPMVREKIQIPLIAAGGIATGRGMLAAMVLGADGVQVGSRFAASIESSAHNNFKQTIVNVKEGGTHLTLKELAPVRLVKNKFYNDVQELYEKCPSKEDLAQLLGRARAKKGMFEGDLEEGELEIGQIAGLIHEVLPVEQIIQQMIADFKVASEEKATFEF, translated from the coding sequence ATGAATAAAATTACGCAGCTTTTCAATATAAAATATCCAATAATTCAAGGCGGAATGATTTGGAACAGTGGTTACAAATTAGCTTCTGCCGTTAGTAATTCCGGTGGTTTAGGTCTTATAGGTGCAGGATCAATGTATCCGGAGGTTTTAAGAGAACATATCCAGAAATGCAAGAAAGCAACAGATAAGCCTTTTGGAGTAAACATTCCGATGTTATATCCAAACATTGAAGAAATCATGAATATTGTAGTTGAAGAAGGTGTAAAGATTGTTTTTACATCGGCTGGAAACCCTAAAACATGGACTTCATTTCTAAAAGAAAAAGGAATTATAGTAGTGCATGTAGTGAGTAGTAGTACGTTTGCATTAAAAGCTCAGGAAGCGGGAGTAGATGCTGTTGTCGCTGAAGGTTTTGAGGCAGGCGGACACAATGGACGTGAAGAAACGACTACGTTAACCTTGATTCCGATGGTTAGGGAGAAAATACAAATTCCTTTGATTGCTGCAGGCGGAATCGCAACTGGAAGAGGAATGCTTGCTGCAATGGTTTTGGGTGCTGATGGAGTGCAGGTGGGTAGCCGTTTTGCAGCTTCTATAGAATCTTCAGCACACAATAATTTTAAGCAAACGATAGTTAATGTTAAAGAAGGCGGGACACATTTGACATTGAAAGAATTAGCTCCGGTTCGTCTGGTTAAAAATAAATTTTATAATGATGTTCAGGAACTGTATGAAAAATGCCCGTCAAAAGAAGATTTAGCACAGCTTTTAGGAAGAGCCAGAGCCAAGAAAGGAATGTTTGAAGGTGATCTGGAAGAAGGTGAACTTGAAATTGGGCAAATAGCCGGATTAATACACGAGGTTTTGCCTGTTGAGCAAATTATTCAACAAATGATAGCTGATTTTAAAGTTGCCAGCGAAGAAAAAGCTACATTTGAGTTTTAA
- a CDS encoding S8 family serine peptidase → MRFNFTFLLLLLSFTVFSQEEAWVYFNAKPNAQSFYNNPLAGLSQKSLDRRTSQNIALDITDVPLESSFVSQIKGSAGITIMARSKWLNALHIRGTKTDIDALKLLSFVQKVDFADKSLNVAGKKVAENKTTQTHRELQTAIDYSYGNSANQIQMLNGQVLHQQNFTGEGKTIAVLDAGFPGVNTAQPFANLRNNNRILGGYDFTKRNANFYAGGSHGTSVLSTMGGYTENALVGTAPNASYYLFITEIDAEENPVEESLWVEAAEKADSLGVDIITSSLGYFGDRDLARYNHTYSDMNGTTTFVSRGAEIAFSKGMIVLASAGNEGRTAEPHVGAPADAVSVIAVGSVNSTKVRSDSSSIGPSFDNRIKPDVMAQGVAAVVSDPSGNIGTANGTSFSCPIMAGMVACLWQAFPTKTNKEIKQMILASADKFSNPNNNYGYGIPNFGAALGVENFDASSVFSVFPNPAKAVVAFSFSDQEYTASVSVYTVLGQKIIEKQITNQNPFLSVEALNSGLYFYTFDSESVHKTGKIIKQ, encoded by the coding sequence ATGAGATTCAATTTTACATTTCTTTTATTACTTCTTTCGTTTACAGTTTTTTCGCAGGAAGAAGCGTGGGTTTACTTTAATGCAAAACCTAATGCGCAGTCTTTTTACAATAACCCATTGGCAGGCTTGTCTCAGAAATCTTTAGATCGAAGAACGAGTCAGAATATTGCTTTGGATATTACGGATGTTCCTTTAGAAAGTTCATTTGTAAGCCAGATTAAAGGTAGTGCAGGAATAACCATTATGGCACGATCCAAATGGTTGAATGCACTTCATATTCGTGGAACGAAGACAGATATAGATGCTTTAAAATTATTATCATTTGTACAAAAAGTTGATTTTGCAGATAAAAGTTTAAATGTTGCCGGAAAAAAAGTGGCTGAGAATAAAACGACTCAGACTCATAGGGAACTTCAAACAGCCATTGATTATTCTTATGGTAATTCTGCCAATCAGATTCAAATGTTAAACGGACAAGTTTTACATCAACAGAATTTTACCGGAGAAGGAAAAACGATTGCAGTTCTTGATGCAGGTTTTCCAGGAGTAAATACGGCACAACCATTTGCAAATCTTAGAAATAATAACCGAATTTTAGGAGGTTATGACTTTACCAAAAGAAATGCCAATTTTTATGCAGGAGGAAGTCACGGAACGTCGGTATTATCAACGATGGGAGGTTATACAGAGAATGCCTTGGTAGGAACAGCTCCAAATGCATCTTACTATCTTTTTATCACAGAAATTGATGCTGAAGAAAATCCAGTAGAAGAATCTCTTTGGGTTGAAGCAGCCGAAAAAGCTGATTCTTTAGGAGTAGACATTATTACTTCTTCTTTAGGGTATTTTGGCGATCGTGATCTTGCAAGATATAATCATACGTATAGCGATATGAACGGAACGACCACTTTTGTTTCGCGAGGTGCCGAAATCGCATTTAGTAAAGGAATGATTGTTTTGGCTTCTGCAGGAAATGAGGGAAGGACCGCCGAACCTCATGTTGGCGCACCGGCCGATGCTGTTTCTGTAATTGCAGTAGGATCTGTAAATTCAACAAAAGTAAGATCAGATTCGAGTTCTATTGGGCCAAGTTTTGATAATCGCATCAAGCCCGATGTAATGGCACAAGGTGTTGCAGCAGTGGTCTCAGATCCTTCCGGAAATATTGGTACAGCAAACGGAACATCCTTTTCATGTCCTATTATGGCAGGAATGGTAGCATGTTTATGGCAAGCTTTTCCAACAAAGACAAACAAAGAAATTAAGCAAATGATTTTAGCTTCTGCGGATAAATTCTCCAATCCAAATAACAATTACGGCTACGGAATTCCAAATTTTGGAGCTGCTTTGGGAGTCGAAAACTTTGACGCTTCTTCTGTTTTTTCAGTATTTCCTAATCCGGCAAAAGCAGTGGTTGCCTTCTCATTTTCAGATCAGGAGTATACAGCTTCGGTTTCTGTTTATACTGTTTTAGGACAAAAAATAATCGAAAAACAAATTACAAATCAAAATCCGTTTCTTTCTGTAGAAGCGTTAAATAGTGGTCTTTATTTTTATACTTTTGACAGCGAAAGTGTACATAAAACAGGAAAGATCATCAAACAATAA
- the mnmA gene encoding tRNA 2-thiouridine(34) synthase MnmA — MKRVVVGLSGGVDSSVAAYLLQKQGYEVIGLFMKNWHDDSVTISNECPWLEDSNDALLVAEKLGIPFQTVDLSEEYKEKIVDYMFNEYEKGRTPNPDVLCNREIKFDVFMKIALSLGADYVATGHYCQKNEIEVDGKPVYQLIAGNDINKDQSYFLCQLSQEQLSKALFPIGALTKPEVREIAAEMELVTADKKDSQGLCFIGKVRLPEFLQQKLQPKEGKIVQIDKNDPIYTVEETAGLSLEEQLRAESKKVAYLPTMGKVLGKHQGAHYFTNGQRKGLNVGGTTDPLFVIATDVDTNTIYTGLTSNHPGLFKKALFVGNSEVHWVRTDLTLKVGESMEVMARIRYRQPLQKATLHQFEDGMYVRFDEPQSAITEGQFVAWYLDNELVGSGVIS; from the coding sequence ATGAAACGAGTAGTTGTTGGACTTTCTGGTGGAGTAGATTCGAGTGTTGCAGCTTATTTATTGCAAAAACAAGGATACGAAGTTATTGGCCTTTTTATGAAAAACTGGCATGATGATTCGGTTACTATTTCTAATGAATGTCCGTGGTTAGAGGATAGTAATGATGCTTTATTAGTAGCTGAAAAACTCGGAATACCGTTTCAAACTGTTGATTTAAGCGAAGAATACAAAGAAAAAATCGTTGATTATATGTTCAACGAATATGAAAAAGGGAGAACTCCAAATCCTGACGTACTTTGTAATCGCGAAATCAAATTTGATGTTTTCATGAAAATTGCGCTAAGTCTTGGTGCAGATTATGTAGCAACGGGACATTATTGCCAGAAAAACGAAATTGAAGTGGATGGAAAACCGGTTTACCAATTAATTGCCGGTAATGATATCAACAAAGATCAATCCTATTTTTTATGTCAGTTATCACAAGAGCAATTGTCAAAAGCATTGTTCCCGATTGGAGCTTTGACTAAACCTGAAGTACGCGAAATTGCGGCTGAAATGGAATTGGTTACTGCTGATAAAAAAGATTCTCAGGGATTATGTTTTATTGGGAAAGTTCGTTTACCTGAATTTTTGCAACAAAAATTGCAGCCAAAAGAAGGTAAAATTGTTCAGATTGATAAAAATGATCCAATTTATACTGTTGAAGAAACAGCTGGTTTATCTTTAGAAGAGCAATTAAGAGCTGAATCTAAAAAAGTAGCATATCTCCCAACAATGGGGAAAGTTCTTGGTAAACATCAGGGGGCTCATTATTTTACAAACGGACAAAGAAAAGGTTTAAATGTCGGTGGAACAACAGATCCTTTGTTTGTAATCGCAACCGATGTAGATACTAATACAATTTATACCGGTTTAACCAGCAATCATCCAGGTTTGTTTAAAAAAGCTTTGTTTGTTGGAAATTCTGAAGTACACTGGGTTCGTACAGATCTTACTTTAAAAGTGGGAGAATCGATGGAAGTGATGGCAAGAATTCGTTATCGTCAGCCTTTACAAAAAGCAACTTTGCATCAATTTGAAGATGGTATGTATGTTCGCTTTGATGAACCGCAATCTGCTATTACTGAAGGTCAGTTTGTTGCATGGTATTTAGATAATGAATTAGTTGGTTCGGGAGTAATTTCTTAG